One genomic window of Dermacentor andersoni chromosome 8, qqDerAnde1_hic_scaffold, whole genome shotgun sequence includes the following:
- the LOC126529435 gene encoding phospholipid-transporting ATPase ABCA3-like, with the protein MANLSRALQVLIEAEGCNVRLVPDVNDLVMDDLATYVHTYPMIIVLEPDRIRFMVDTRNWATLPVLLNLADTAMLRLLTRQPTARIAAQVAQLKLPDTTLLSTLAAWMIDGFSYALAFSAFAAFPAAERLGGARDVQLMTGLTGSFYVLSHFAFDFLLHVAFVGPWCLISYVLGGIQTDTCILIFATFVLSAPAMIGTVYLISERALTELGAMYSAFLWIYLPGFVFFWLYTLSAFLGLPGFDYVSALFPPWALLSCFMKISYADTVVKLCDQHRAVPSRAVRPVAAPAPRASFNWRSIFATGKGALAMNEEESDSTLGSLLRCHDAASGDFVPNGVPLNLLFLAVQGLICLGLMSFKTSGCFSWSEAIFGKKHGRPLTASQATGFGRSTMAKPSDPEVEEEKKLATALCDKNNFKDHALVARNLSKTYDVCCAVTDFNLALRPSECFGLLGVSGSGKTTALDLLAALTDVTQGEAYTPTASLLENTRKWQSQIGYCFQKGCLLDKLTAYEFLHLIARLRGVSPINVEATVNSVISIVDIEEHASKPCGLYSGGTRRKLCVGAALLGLPPLLFLDEPYTGVDAMSRDRIGRALSRIKKTTCISIMFASHNIDECEVSCERFAIMADGRLKSMGTLQQLRDKHGRGYRLEFILRHGADPDAAKRLMEAVARHFVGVKLTEFHQNVLSYHLSERMPWSELFRKVELLQKDFPLEHAIAGENTLEQVFLSLAKAQKWLPNA; encoded by the exons ATGGCCAACTTGAGCCGGGCGCTGCAGGTTCTCATAGAAGCCGAAGGTTGCAACGTCCGCCTGGTGCCGGACGTGAACGACCTAGTCATGGACGACTTGGCGACCTACGTGCATACCTACCCGATGATTATTGTCCTAGAACCAGACCG AATCCGTTTCATGGTCGACACGAGGAACTGGGCCACCTTGCCAGTGCTTCTGAACCTCGCGGACACGGCGATGCTGCGCTTGCTGACGCGTCAACCGACGGCCCGCATCGCTGCCCAGGTTGCTCAGCTGAAGTTGCCTGACACGACGCTGTTGAGTACTCTGGCAGCTTGGATGATCGACGGCTTCTCGTACGCCCTGGCCTTCTCGGCGTTCGCCGCGTTTCCAGCCGCCGAGAGGTTGGGAGGTGCTCGCGACGTTCAGCTCATGACCGGTTTGACGGGCAGCTTTTACGTGCTGTCGCACTTTGCTTTCGACTTTCTTCTCCATGTTGCCTTCGTCGGTCCGTGGTGCCTGATCTCCTACGTCCTCGGTGGAATCCAGACGGACACTTGCA TTCTCATCTTTGCCACGTTCGTGCTGTCTGCTCCCGCGATGATAGGTACGGTGTACCTGATCTCGGAGCGGGCGCTGACAGAATTGGGAGCTATGTACAGCGCGTTCCTTTGGATTTATTTGCCTG GTTTTGTATTCTTCTGGCTCTACACTCTTTCCGCTTTCCTTGGCCTGCCTGGGTTCGATTACGTGTCAGCCCTTTTCCCACCGTGGGCACTGCTGTCCTGCTTCATGAAGATCTCTTACGCTGACACCGTTGTAAAGCTGTGCGACCAGCATAGGGCCGTGCCGTCGCGGGCGGTTCGTCCGGTGGCCGCGCCCGCCCCCCGAGCGTCCTTCAATTGGCGCTCCATCTTCGCGACTGGGAAAGGAG CCCTAGCAATGAATGAAGAGGAGTCCGACTCTACCCTGGGGAGCCTTTTGCGGTGCCACGACGCGGCGTCGGGCGACTTCGTCCCGAACGGCGTCCCATTGAATCTGCTGTTCTTGGCTGTTCAAGGCCTCATCTGTCTCGGTCTTATGAGCTTCAAAACATCGGGTTGCTTCAGCTGGAGCGAGGCGATCTTTGGAAAGAAGCATGGACG CCCTCTAACAGCGTCGCAAGCCACGGGATTCGGCAGGAGCACGATGGCAAAGCCATCTGACCCCGAGGTCGAAGAAGAGAAGAAGCTGGCGACCGCACTGTGCGACAAGAACAACTTCAAAGACCACGCGCTCGTCGCGCGCAACCTGAGCAAGACATACGACGTCTGCTGCGCGGTCACGGACTTCAACCTGGCGCTGAGGCCTTCGGAGTGCTTCGGCCTGCTGGGCGTGAGCGGTTCGGGGAAGACCACGGCGCTAGACCTGCTCGCGGCGCTGACCGACGTCACGCAGGGCGAGGCCTACACCCCCACAGCGTCTCTCCTGGAGAATACACGAAAG TGGCAATCCCAGATTGGCTACTGCTTCCAAAAGGGGTGTCTCCTGGACAAGCTGACCGCCTACGAGTTTCTACACCTAATCGCCCGGCTCCGCGGCGTGAGCCCTATCAATGTGGAGGCCACAGTGAACAGCGTCATCTCTATCGTCGACATCGAGGAACACGCCAGCAAGCCCTGCGGATTGTACAG TGGCGGCACTCGGCGCAAGCTGTGCGTGGGCGCGGCGCTCCTTGGCTTGCCCCCGCTCCTCTTCTTGGACGAGCCGTACACGGGAGTGGACGCCATGTCGAGAGACAGGATCGGCCGCGCCCTGTCGCGAATCAAGAAGACCACCTGCATTTCCATCATGTTCGCCTCGCACAA CATCGACGAGTGCGAGGTCTCATGCGAACGCTTCGCCATCATGGCCGACGGCAGGCTCAAGTCTATGGGCACGCTGCAGCAGCTGCGAGATAAGCACGGCCGCGGCTACCGACTCGAGTTCATACTCAGGCATGGTGCTGACCCGGATGCTGCGAAGCGCTTGATGGAGGCAGTGGCTCGACACTTTGTCGGCGTCAAGCTCACCGAGTTTCACCAG AACGTGCTCAGCTATCACCTGTCGGAGCGTATGCCGTGGAGTGAGCTCTTCCGCAAGGTGGAGCTGCTGCAGAAGGATTTTCCTCTCGAGCACGCCATTGCGGGGGAGAACACGCTGGAGCAAGTTTTCCTCTCGCTAGCCAAGGCTCAGAAGTGGCTACCGAATGCCTAA